The Lacticaseibacillus rhamnosus DNA window TAAGCTGGTACGATCGAATAGAGGATTGAATGAACTGATTTTAAAAAAGTAAATTGACCATTTTTGCCAGGATTTAATGGAGGATTGAGCCATGTACACCATTCAAACTGCTGCAACCATTGCCGGCCGCGGTACTGTAATTACGATTGCTCCGCCGATTGAGCGCATTCGAGCCGGTGATCCCGTTCGGCTGAATGGCGCAACAGTCGGCAAGGTGTGTGCGCTTGAAAAGGCCCGCCATCCGCATCATAGTAACAATCAGCCGTGCCTGAGCCTACTGATTACGGAACCGGTGGAGGTCGGCGATACCATTGAGTTCCCTAAGTCACAATGTTGGCATTAGGCATCATATTTCTTTTATGTGGGTAACGGATCTTCGTGCCATAACCGCCCTGACCACACACCTACATAGAAAAAGCGTTGCAATTGTCAGATGAAAGCTGACAGTCGCAACGCTTTTCGTTTACTTGTTCTAGTGATTGGCTGTGGTCATAATGCCGGCTTCCGTCATGCCTTCTGCGTAAAGTTTCAGTTTACCGTTGATAATGTCCATAACGAGATCGCCATATTCTACGCCATCTGCTTCGGCTTCCTGTGGTAAGAGCGAAAGTGGTGTCATGCCAGGCAGGTTGTTGGCTTCGATCACCCAGACGCCCTTATCGTTGGCAAAGAAGTCAATCCGCCCATAGTTTTGCAATCCCAAAACGTCCATGGTTTGTAACGAGACATCCTTCATTGCTTGATGAACTGATTCATCCAGATTCTTAGGCGGCGTGATGAAGTCGGTGTAGCCCGCTTGGAATTTGTGCTTGAAGTCGTACCAACCGGAATGCACTTTAATCTCAATGGCAGAAAACGCCCGGCCATTGACAACGCCTAAAGAAAATTCGCGGCCAGGGGTGAATTCTTCGACAATCGCGCTGTTATCGAACCGGAAAACATCTGCAATGCCATTTTCCAGTTCCTCTTGATTGTGCGCAATGTGCGTGCCAACACTAGAGCCGCCTGATGTAGGCTTAACGACAACCGGAAAGTCAAACGGTACCGTATGTTTACCATTTTGATTGCGTTTGAATTCTTTGAACGCCGCAGTCTGGATGCCGTGGTATAACATAACTTCTTTGCTGAAGACCTTGTTCATGGTAATGCCGGAAGCCAGCGGACCGGAACCGGTATATTTGACGTTGTTCAGATCCAACGTTGCCTGAACCTTACCATTTTCGCCATCACCACCATGCAGTGCCAAGAACACAATATCTGCAGCCTTGCAGATCGCCAAAACGTTAGGACCAAACAGTTGCGTGCTGCCGTCTGTCCGTAACTTGTTGATGTCGGCGTCAGTCAGAATGGCATCTGAAATTTTCAGATCCTTACTGGTGTTGGCATCGTCAAACACTTGGTCAACCGTTTTTCCCTCAAGGTCGTAGCCAAGAAACAGGTCAATGAAGGTGGCCTGTTGCCCTTTTTGTCGCAAGGCGTTCGTGATCCGGTAGCCGCTGGAAATCGACACATTGCGTTCCGTGCTCCGGCCGCCTGCTAAAACGACAATTTTCATGTGATAGTACCTCCGCGTATTATCCGAGTTTGATAGAAACTAAAGTGTAGCACAATCAAGGCGCAACCGCTATCAGGACGCGTTGAATTGTAGCAAAAATTAACATCCGTGGCTAATACGGTTAGGCGCTGATATTTACCAAATTTGAGCGAGTCGGACCAGCTGCCATCCAAAGTTTCAAATTAACATCATAGCAACATTTCATTAGCAACTTATAAACAATGGCTTGGCATATTTAGTGATAACCAATGAGAAATGGAGGTGAACGACTATCGCCACTGGATTGAATATGATGATCGGGATTGTAGGGGGGATTGTTGTCGCAATAGTCGCTAATCGCATTAACAGGCCAGCGACGAAAACCCGCGGCATCGTCACGAACACGCTTGGCATCACTTTTGGCGCTTTAGGTGCTCAGGCTGCTGATCAGTTGCTGTATGAAGGTCCGCAGTTGTTTGGTAGCCAAATTGTACCGGCAATTGTTGGGGGTATTGTGCTTGCGTTTGTTGTGATTTATGCAGGCAAGAAATGGTTTCGTCTAGGTTCCACCAATTAAGGGAGACATTCAGAATGAAGCAAAGAAGACGCGTGGTCACGATGCTGTTGACGGGACTTTTTACCATAATAGCCGCCGTGATCTTCGAAGCTGGCATGTGGGTTTCAATGTATTGGTGTATGAAGTTGTTCTAAATACTTAATAATCCCGGCAGATCGTTGGGTAGTTGTCGCCGTTTGAGATAGAAAGAGGTTTTTGTTGTGAAAAAAAGAGCGAATAGTCTTCAGTCTAAACACATTGTTGGTGGGCTAGTTGCGTTAGGTAGTCTGCTTGTAGCAATCCTATTTCCTGCTTTCAAGAGATAAACTGCAACCCTGAACCAAACAAATAACCAAACTAAAACAGGTATTGGCGATGCATTGCGCAACCGTCAATACCTGTTTATTTGTATGCTTTACGGTTAAGTGATACCCAGCATGATTGTGATAATCAATCATGCGTTTGATCAGTGAATCTGGTACTGATCAATGCTCCCAAACCGATCAAAACCAGTAAGCTGCCAACGCCCATTCCGAAAATGCCGGTTACCTGATTCGCCATTTCCTGTTGAGCTGACAACAACGCATATTGCGTCAAGACAATGGCCATGGCGCCATCTGCCAGATTAAATGTTTTTAGGAAAAATAACGCGCCATGGTGAAGCCGCCGGACTCGTAAGAAGCCGATGATTGCCATGGTAAGCTTGTAAAAGCCAATGGTTGCAACTGTAATGGCGGTTATTTTACCAAACCGTGCCTGATAGCCATCGTGATACATGATGAATGCACAGATCGTAAAGGCCAGTCCTAAAACAACATAAGCGAGGCCAGCGGTTTGAACAAATACCTTGGTTTCAGGTAGCTCATCATATTGACGAGATCGCGAATAGTGGTGTAGAAAACTTGAGCGAGCAAGCGATAAGATGAGGTAATAGCCGCCAAACAATAATAGCCATAAAGAACCGGTGACCAGACCCAATCCCAACTTGACGAGTGCAAGAATAAAATTAATACCCGCAGCCAAAGTTCCCATGAGTGCGGTTCGATCCGCCGGGGTACTGGCATGACGATGAAACAACCGGCGTAATCGCTGCATGGTAACCCTCCAATTAACTAATGTTTTTGGTCTTCAGCGACAACCACTTCTGGCGTTTTAGAAGATTTAACACTTTTTAGAATGATGATCAGCATCAAGACGACGATGATCGACATACTAATAAAAGTAGCATTCACGCCACCAACCGATGCCACCACAGTTTGCTGTGCTGCACCGCGATTGGCGATAAACGACATTAACGCTACGCTAACCGATGTCCCGACTGCTCCAGCAACGGTTCGTAAGGTGGTCAAAACGGCAGATGCCGAGGCAATAGCTTTGCCGGTTAGCTGGGTGACACTCCAGGTGACCAGTGGCATCATTAAGCAGGATAAGCCGATACTTCGCATGGCCCATACAACGGTCAGATAGATGATTGAAGTTGAAGTCGTCAAAAAGCTGGTGCCGAGACTGCTAATTAGGACTAGCAGAACGCCGATAATTGCAAGCGGGCGGATGCCGTAACGATCGTATAATCGGCCGGTGATCGGGCTCATAATTGCCATGGCAAGCGAACCGGGCATCATGATCAGGCCAGACATGGTGGCGGAGAGGTGATGGACGGTTTGTGCGTAGATGGGAAAAACTGTGGAAACCGCCATGAGAACGGCATACATTAACGCGCTTAGAATCACTGCAGTCCGGAAGACCGGATCTTTAAAGACGTGTAAATCAAGTAATGGTTGATCAACATGCAAGGCACGGTAGATAAATGCCATCCCGGCCACAACTGCTATCGCTAGCGGCGCGGCAATTGCCAAACTCAGAAACGGTGCGGTACCAAGATTACCGAAGCCAACGGTAATACCGGTAAAGGCGATACTGATGAGCAAGAAAGACTGCCAGTCAAATTGCAGCTTTTCGGTCGGCAAGACATCTTTGATAACGATTAAAGCAAAAATAATATCCGCTACGGCAACGATGACGCCGACCCAGAATATGACCCGCCAGCTCATGTAATCGATTAAGAGGCCGGTAATCGTCGGCGCAATAATCGGGGCGGCACTGGCAGCCAAGCCGTAAATGCCCATAATGCCACCTTGTTTCGAAACGGGGAAAATAGTTAAAATGACGACTTGCGTTAACGACAGCAGGATACCGGTTCCGAGTGATTGAATAATTCGGCCTGCCAATAAAATGGCAAAAGTTGGTGCAAGTGCAGCCAGCAGTGAACCGCCAGCAAACAAGAGCATGCTGGCGATGAACAAGGCCTTGGTCGGAATTCTTTTGATCAGAAATGCCGTTGCAGGAATCATAATCCCCATGGCCAAGGAAAAGCCGCTGGTGAGCCACTGGCCGGCGTTAGCAGTTACGCCGAAAGTCTTGATGATATCGGGTAATGCGGTTGTCAGCGCAGTTTGCAGTAAAGACGAAATCAGGGTACCTGTCAATAATACAGCAAAAATCAAATTTCGGTTCTTGGGTGCAGATTGTTTCATTCTTTTTAGCCTCTAATCTGAATATTAGTGTGACGATCAAAAAGGAATCTGGAGGGCGCATTATTAGTTCAGCAGTAAAAAAGCGGCCTTGCTTGTCTCGGCAATGGCATCAAATTGTTGATCAATCAGAGGATCAATTCTTGCCGAACGGCGGGCCTGCCACCAGCGGTAAGCAAAATAGGCACTTCCCCAGGCAAGAAAACCGGGAATAGCTAACATAACCGATAGCAAAATCAATGCGGCCTCCCAGGCAAAAACCGAGCCAGCCATGAATACTGTGCCAACGATGCCGATCAACAGGCTCAGTGAGGTTGCACTTGATTGTTTCGATTTTTCCAAGCGCACAACATGAGCCATTTGTTGTTCAAATTGCTTCTGTAGCCGATTAAGTTCGCTTTTGTGGGTAATGGAGCGATCGCGCTTGAATGCTAAAGTGACACCGTGCAGTCCTTCTTTTGACTCCTGTAATTGCCAGCCGAAGTTTGCATAACCGTCTACATAGGTGGCTTGCATACTGGGAGAAACCGTCTGGGTCAAATATTCATAGGCGATAAAACTGTTTTTTTGCATAAAGAGAAACCCTCCATATCTTGTTATAGGCGTTTGCCAAGCCGATTTCGGGTGGCTAACGACTGCTCATGGTTTAAGCATACGGAGGGCGTGTTTTTGAATTATTCATGAAATGTTGCTGAATTGTTAATTTTCACTTTGCGGAAGAGATACGGTGAAGGTAGTACCTTGGTGAGGGTTACTTTGGACACTGATTTTTGCATTAAGCAAGCGAATAACCTGCGCCACAATGGCGAGCCCAAGGCCATTTCCTGCACTTGCATGTGATGTATCGCCTTGGTAAAACTTGTCGAAAATATGTGCCTGCGTATTTTCGTCAATTCCCTGACCATCGTCGTGAATATGGACACGTAGCGTGGTATCGTCAGCTTTTGCGAGAATCGACAGGTGACCACGTGGCGGTGCGAATTTAATTGCATTGCCGATGAGATTGTGCCAAACGATCTCGAGGAGTTGGGGATTACTGATAATTGGCAGTGAGTCGGGTAAATCAATTGTTAGATGTAACTGTTTAGCATCAATCGCATTGGCATCATCCAGTAAGCAGCGCGTCAGTTGCGCACTGAGATCGAATTTTTGGTAATCAGGTGCCGTGACTTGGGTTTGTAGTTTGTTAAGCTTTAGAATATTCGTGACAAGCGTTGCTAAATGGGCGACCGAGTCACTAATGGTGGTCAAATAAAGTTGCTGTGTTTTCCGGTCAAGCCCTGACTGTTGTAATGCTTGGGCATAACCTTGAATATTTGCCAACGGTCGTTTGAACTCATGTGACACATTGGCAACAAAGTCACTACGCAGGGTTTCGGTGGAGCCCAGTTCGGCGACCATAATATTGAAGTTAGCAAACATCGCGTCTAGGTAGTCGTAATTCTGGGGTGCATGAACCGGTTGTAAATAAACATCAAAGTTACCATTTGCTACTTGTTCAGCGGCATCGCTCAAAGCTTTAAGTGGCTTGTCAAAAGCGCGGTATTTCTGCCAGGCGGTGAATGCGGAGAAGCCGGCAGCGACCAACGCCCAGTAAAGCAGATACCAGCCTAATAACGGGGTCAACACTAGATGCCAATTATTACCATAAAGTATTCCCGGTAAGGCTGCTAGAATGCTCAAGGTAAAGAAGGAGCCAAAGAATTGAAACCATGAAAAGTGTTGCTTTACTTGTGGTTGAACGGCTTGCTCATTTACTGATTTCATAAGGTTAACACCGCCTTGTAACCTAATCCATGAATGGTCTTGATCGTAAAGCCATCTGCTGCTTTGAATTTCTCGCGTAGTTTTGTAATGTATACATCTACCGCGCGCATGCTGGTATCACTGGCAAGGTCCCAGAACTCGTTGATAAGTTCGGCTCGGGAAAAAGCGTGATCAGGATATGAAAGCAATTTATAAAGGATCTGGAATTCCCGAACTGTGACATCAACCGTTTGATGATTGACTTGTGCAGTAATCGCCTCGTTGTTGAGAGTGAGATTGCCAACGATCAACAAGTTGTCGGCCGTAATTTTTGCGCGGCGTAACAAAGCTTTGATTCGTAATAGCAATTCATTGAAGTTAATCGGCTTAACCATATAATCATCAATGCCGCTATTAAAACCCTTTTCTTTGGACGCAATATCATCTCGCGCCGTTATGAAGAGGATGGGGATGCTTGGATCGGTTCGGCGCAGTTCTTGTGCAAATTGATAACCGTCTACCTGAGGCATCATGATGTCTGATAAGACGAGATCGAATTGTTCGGATTGCAGTAAATCATAGGCTGCCGGTGGATTTTCGGCACCTTGAACAGTGTAACCATTCTGCCGTAAGATGGTTGCAATCAGGTCGTTAAAGTTGCGGTCATCTTCAACCACTAGGATTTTGACCAAAGTAAGTCTCTCCTTTTTGGTACGTGTAAGTCGGGTTTTACGCTGCGGGTCGATGGGTCGTTGTTTGCTGAACAGTATACTGATCCCAGACATATTTGTCATGGCTTAGCGATTAGGTGGATAGGCTGGCATCACTGATAGCAACGAGATTCGCGATAATATTTTTTCTGAGTGGGCGATTTTTTAGTGGAAAGGATTTTTCTATGCAATATACATGGCTAAACATGCCTGAGCACAATTACTTGATTGTGGTCGATCAAGGTAAGCTTGCTTTTGTCGGATCGCCGGATGCCAAACTAAGCGAAGCAACGCGTTATATCAAAGGGCCACTGGTATTTGATCGCGAGGAGATGTTGCCTTTTCGCAATGCAATTTATGATTATTTAAGCGGTGACAGTCGAGAGATCGCGGTGCCGTTAGTCTTTCATGGCACAAAACTGCAAGTGGCGGTATGGCGTTATTTGATGACAATTCCATATGGTGAAACCCGAACTTACAAACAAGTTGCCGTAGCAGTTGATCGGCCACGTGCTTTTCAGGCAATCGGCAATGCGGTCGGGCGGAATCCATTAATGATGGCGATTCCCTGTCACCGCGTATTACGCACAGATGGCGGACTAGGCGGGTTTCGCGGTGGCTTAACGTTGAAACGCAAATTGTTAGCTTTGGAACAAGGGCAGCATCCAACCTTTTAATCAGCAGTAAGTTTTTCAAAAGGTAGCGGTTAAACGTTCTATTTTACGAGCATAATCTTGTATACTGATGAATGGACAAATCGAAATCAAGGAGATATTGAGAATATGAAGATTATTGCATATGGTGCACGCGTGGATGAGATCCAATATTTCAAACAGTGGGCTAAGGAAACCGGCAACACGCTGGAATATCATACGGAATTTCTTGATGAGCATACCGTTGAATGGGCAAAGGGATTTGACGGCATTAACTCACTACAAACGACGCCATACGCAGCTGGTGTGTTTGAAAAAATGCACGAATATGGCATCAAGTTTCTCACCATCCGCAATGTCGGAACCGACAATATCGATATGACGGCGATGAAAAAATACGGCATTCGCTTAAGTAATGTTCCGGCGTATTCACCGGCTGCCATTGCTGAATTTGCGCTAACCGATACGTTATATCTACTTCGCAACATGGGAAAGGTTCAAGCACAGCTACATGCAGGCGACTACGAAAAAGCCAGCACCTTCATCGGCAAAGAACTTGGTCAGCAAACAGTCGGCGTGATGGGGACCGGACACATTGGCCGCGTTGCCATCAAGCTCTTCAAAGGTTTTGGTGCCAAAGTGATTGCTTACGATCCATATCCGATGAAAGGCGATCATCCGGACTTTGAATATGTCAGCTTGGAAGAACTATTCAAACAAAGTGACATCATTGATCTTCACGTTCCGGGCATTAAACAAAATACCCACATTATCAACGAGGCCGCGTTTGATCTTATGAAGCCAGGCGCGATCGTAATTAACACCGCGCGGCCGAACCTGATTGATACCCAGGCGATGCTCAGCAACCTGAAGTCCGGTAAACTGGCCGGCGTCGGAATCGATACGTACGAATACGAAACCGAAGATCTGTTGAACCTCGCCAAACACGGTAGCTTCAAGGATCCGTTATGGGATGAACTGCTCGCGATGCCAAATGTTGTTCTCAGCCCGCATATTGCGTACTACACAGAAACCGCCGTGCACAACATGGTTTACTTCTCACTGCAGAATTTAGTCGACTTTTTGACAAAGGGAGAGACGAATACTGAAGTGACAGCACCGGCGAAATAATTTAATCTGCAAAAATAAGTAGCAGGCGCTC harbors:
- a CDS encoding HAMP domain-containing sensor histidine kinase yields the protein MKSVNEQAVQPQVKQHFSWFQFFGSFFTLSILAALPGILYGNNWHLVLTPLLGWYLLYWALVAAGFSAFTAWQKYRAFDKPLKALSDAAEQVANGNFDVYLQPVHAPQNYDYLDAMFANFNIMVAELGSTETLRSDFVANVSHEFKRPLANIQGYAQALQQSGLDRKTQQLYLTTISDSVAHLATLVTNILKLNKLQTQVTAPDYQKFDLSAQLTRCLLDDANAIDAKQLHLTIDLPDSLPIISNPQLLEIVWHNLIGNAIKFAPPRGHLSILAKADDTTLRVHIHDDGQGIDENTQAHIFDKFYQGDTSHASAGNGLGLAIVAQVIRLLNAKISVQSNPHQGTTFTVSLPQSEN
- a CDS encoding methylated-DNA--[protein]-cysteine S-methyltransferase is translated as MQYTWLNMPEHNYLIVVDQGKLAFVGSPDAKLSEATRYIKGPLVFDREEMLPFRNAIYDYLSGDSREIAVPLVFHGTKLQVAVWRYLMTIPYGETRTYKQVAVAVDRPRAFQAIGNAVGRNPLMMAIPCHRVLRTDGGLGGFRGGLTLKRKLLALEQGQHPTF
- a CDS encoding D-alanine--D-alanine ligase family protein, with amino-acid sequence MKIVVLAGGRSTERNVSISSGYRITNALRQKGQQATFIDLFLGYDLEGKTVDQVFDDANTSKDLKISDAILTDADINKLRTDGSTQLFGPNVLAICKAADIVFLALHGGDGENGKVQATLDLNNVKYTGSGPLASGITMNKVFSKEVMLYHGIQTAAFKEFKRNQNGKHTVPFDFPVVVKPTSGGSSVGTHIAHNQEELENGIADVFRFDNSAIVEEFTPGREFSLGVVNGRAFSAIEIKVHSGWYDFKHKFQAGYTDFITPPKNLDESVHQAMKDVSLQTMDVLGLQNYGRIDFFANDKGVWVIEANNLPGMTPLSLLPQEAEADGVEYGDLVMDIINGKLKLYAEGMTEAGIMTTANH
- a CDS encoding DHA2 family efflux MFS transporter permease subunit; this translates as MKQSAPKNRNLIFAVLLTGTLISSLLQTALTTALPDIIKTFGVTANAGQWLTSGFSLAMGIMIPATAFLIKRIPTKALFIASMLLFAGGSLLAALAPTFAILLAGRIIQSLGTGILLSLTQVVILTIFPVSKQGGIMGIYGLAASAAPIIAPTITGLLIDYMSWRVIFWVGVIVAVADIIFALIVIKDVLPTEKLQFDWQSFLLISIAFTGITVGFGNLGTAPFLSLAIAAPLAIAVVAGMAFIYRALHVDQPLLDLHVFKDPVFRTAVILSALMYAVLMAVSTVFPIYAQTVHHLSATMSGLIMMPGSLAMAIMSPITGRLYDRYGIRPLAIIGVLLVLISSLGTSFLTTSTSIIYLTVVWAMRSIGLSCLMMPLVTWSVTQLTGKAIASASAVLTTLRTVAGAVGTSVSVALMSFIANRGAAQQTVVASVGGVNATFISMSIIVVLMLIIILKSVKSSKTPEVVVAEDQKH
- a CDS encoding response regulator transcription factor, with the protein product MVKILVVEDDRNFNDLIATILRQNGYTVQGAENPPAAYDLLQSEQFDLVLSDIMMPQVDGYQFAQELRRTDPSIPILFITARDDIASKEKGFNSGIDDYMVKPINFNELLLRIKALLRRAKITADNLLIVGNLTLNNEAITAQVNHQTVDVTVREFQILYKLLSYPDHAFSRAELINEFWDLASDTSMRAVDVYITKLREKFKAADGFTIKTIHGLGYKAVLTL
- a CDS encoding D-2-hydroxyisocaproate dehydrogenase, with amino-acid sequence MKIIAYGARVDEIQYFKQWAKETGNTLEYHTEFLDEHTVEWAKGFDGINSLQTTPYAAGVFEKMHEYGIKFLTIRNVGTDNIDMTAMKKYGIRLSNVPAYSPAAIAEFALTDTLYLLRNMGKVQAQLHAGDYEKASTFIGKELGQQTVGVMGTGHIGRVAIKLFKGFGAKVIAYDPYPMKGDHPDFEYVSLEELFKQSDIIDLHVPGIKQNTHIINEAAFDLMKPGAIVINTARPNLIDTQAMLSNLKSGKLAGVGIDTYEYETEDLLNLAKHGSFKDPLWDELLAMPNVVLSPHIAYYTETAVHNMVYFSLQNLVDFLTKGETNTEVTAPAK